In Rutidosis leptorrhynchoides isolate AG116_Rl617_1_P2 chromosome 2, CSIRO_AGI_Rlap_v1, whole genome shotgun sequence, one genomic interval encodes:
- the LOC139890068 gene encoding uncharacterized protein, giving the protein MKLSNPRTSNRSPRHEMVPSNAAWPFSKWAIDIVGSFLKEAGNVNFLVVAIDFFTKWVKAKPLNTLPTKKKFKFRVGRHSWGRVEKDGWMSYRVSYGHIQRQQKDNTKETPFSLVYGSEAVIPAETSMPTFRVVAYSEEANENAIRENLNLLEERRILAFVRQAENKQKIAKYYNK; this is encoded by the exons ATGAAGCTGTCAAATCCGCGCACCAGTAATCGGTCGCCTAGGCATGAAATGGTGCCGAGCAACGCGGCTTGGCCGTTTAGCAAATGGGCAATTGATATAGTTGGGTCATTCCTTAAAGAAGCTGGAAATGTAAATTTTTTAGTGGTGGCCATCGACTTTTTTACCAAATGGGTAAAAGCAAAACCGTTGAACACTCTACCGACAAAAAAAAAGTTTAAGTTTCGTGTGGGAAGACATA GCTGGGGAAGAGTAGAAAAGGATGGGTGGATGAGTTATCGCGTGAGTTATGGGCACATACAACGACAACAAAAAGATAACACAAAAGAGACACCATTTAGTCTTGTTTATGGAAGTGAAGCAGTCATTCCGGCAGAAACCAGTATGCCCACTTTTAGGGTAGTAGCATATAGTGAAGAAGCAAACGAGAATGCAATAAGAGAAAACTTGAATCTGCTAGAAGAAAGAAGAATCTTAGCTTTCGTAAGACAAGCGGAgaacaagcaaaaaattgcaaagtatTACAACAAATAA